The sequence below is a genomic window from Chryseobacterium foetidum.
TATTTTTAAATACAGGATGCTGTTGAATTCCAAATCTATGGGTAATCTGACCTTTATCTACCGGGAAACCAATTTTTCCTCTGTTTTCGGCAAAATTATTTCCTGCGATACCTGATGAAACTCCAAAGTTGGTGTAAGCTTTTGTTTCAGCAACTTTCTTTTCGTCTTCTTTTTTCTTGTCTAATGCAGCTTCGGCGTCTCTCGCAACTTTCAACTTATTTGCGGCCTCTCTTGCTTTTTCGTTGGCTTCGTCTGATGCTTTTTTAGCGGCAACTCTTCTTTCTTCATCTCTTGCATTTGCGGCAGCTTTGGCAGCATCAGCAGTACGTTTTCTTTCTTCTTCTTCTCTTTTTGCAGCGAGCTCATTTGCTTTTTTGGCTTCGGCTTCTGCTATTTTTCTTTCTCGTTCTAAAGCCTCAGCTCTAGCTTTATTTTCCGCTTCAATTCTTGCTTTTTCTCTTTCAGCAGCTATTTTAGCAAGACGTATCTTTTCAGCTTCTGCTTTCTTTCTCGATTCTTCTTCTGCTTTCGCTATTCTGATTTCTTCAGCAATAATCGATCTGATCTGTCCTTCCAAAGCTTTAGAGCGTGTCTGTTTTTGCTTCAGTTCAGCACTCAGAACACCTTCATTCTTTTTAAATTCTGCTACAAGCTGTTCTTTCTGTTTTCTTTCCACCTCAATTGTAGAAAGATCTTTTTTCTGGTTCACCAGAAGATTTTCTTTGGCATCAGCTGACCTTTTCTTAGATTCAACTGATTTTTTAAGTTCTACTGCAGCATTTGTGATTTCTGCTGCTTTTTTGTCCTGATAATCGGCATATTGCTTTAAATATTGAACGCGTCTTAAAGCTTCGCCCAGATTTTTTGAAGATAAAATAAATGTTACTTTATTTTGAACTCCTTTATTTTTATATGCTTTTACTAAAACTTCAGCATAATTTTTTCTTAAAACACTCAGTTCTTTATTCTGGCGGTTGATTTCAAGCTGACGAAGGTAGATTTCGTTTTCAATAAATTTCTTTTCCTTCTGTGTGTTGTTGTAAACCTTCTCCCTCAGAGCCAGTTTTTGATTGACATTCGTTAGATAAGATACAGAAAGTTTAGATTCATTTCTTGTTTTTGCCAGGTCTGAGTTAATCTGTGCAATCTGCTTTTTTAAATCTGCATTTTCCTTCTGCAGCTGTTCTTTATTTTTCTGAGCATTTGCAAATCCGAAGATTAAAAAACTCAATATGAGACTGATTCTTTTGATCATTTGATTTCAATTTTCTTGTAGGAAGACGGTACAGAATATGGTGTATCCATCCTCGAAAAAACAAAATTCGTATTTTCTAATAAAATCTGACTGTTTTTGCTTCCTTTTATAATTATTTTAACATTCTTTGGAAGCTTTACATTGTTCGGCTGCGTTTCCCAGTTTGAATATACGATTTCTACTGCATCATCGGATTTCACATCTTTCAGTTTTACATCAGTCAGATTATAATCCTCTGAATACTGGAGATTTAATTTGTATTCCCGCTCACCACCGGCAGTCGTAAATTTTAGATTCTGAATGGATTCCATCTGGTATCCCTGCATGTTTTTGGTGATTTTTGAGTTTCTCCCGCTGATGGTAAAAAATGTACGACCGATAAGCAGTTTTTCCAGATTTTTATAGTCGAAAAAATTGACGTTTAAAAGATTATTCAAATATTCAAAATCAGAATCGATATAATTTTTATTGTATCGATCCATTGCTTTTATCCCATCAGGAGTAATAATTGCTCTTGCAGCCGGGATTATCAAAAAGGAAATGTTTGACCATATTTTTTTATCAGTTTCAATATAAATTGTGGCGTCTAATGGACTCACACGGATATTATCAGCAGTAATTTTACTTGTGATTTTTAAATAATCAAACTTTTCATGAAGATAAATTTTTTCATAAAAATTAAGACGGTCACCTACGTTTTCAGCAGCGTCTACAGGATCCCTGGAATCAGGATTTTTGACAGTTAAACTGTCGGAATTCAGCGCTGTGTCATTCGCAGCTTTTCTCGATTTACAGCTGAAAATGAAGAGAGTAAGTATGATTAAAGGAATCCATTTTTTCATATTAAAATTTGCTAAAACTTTGCAATATTAACGCCAAACCACACAAAAGATTTTGTGTGGTTCGGAAATTATTTGTTTAAAGATAATCATTTTAAACTGATTGGTGCGGGGAAAAATCAAGAACAGAAAAATCACCCAAAGAGATTTCTCTCGCCACACCAAAATATTGTGCCGAATTTCCGATCATTGAGTTGGAAAGATTTCCGTGATTGATCTTCGTATTCTCTTGAATTAACGAGTTCTCAATATTAGAATTTACAACTTCTGTATTATTTCCCAAAGAAACCCCAGGCCCGATTTTAGAGTTTGAAATTTTCACGTTTTCACCAATAAAACATGGCTGAATAATCAGTGAATTTTCAATTTTAGCAGATGCAGGATGTTGGGACATTGCTTCTCTTTCATACTCCAGAATTTTTGAATTGGTCTCTACAGTTGCGTTTTTATTACCACAATCCATCCAGTCATTTACTTTACCTAAGCTGAATTTTCCACCCTTCGCTCTCAGGTTTTCCAAAGCGGTTGTCAATTGGTATTCTCCACCGTTTTTAATGTCATTATCCATGATATAATTGATTTCAGACATTAGTTTTTCAGCAGAATTAAAGTAGTAGATTCCGATAATCGCAAGATCTGAAACGAATTCTTTTGGTTTTTCAACGAAATCTGTGATAAAACCATAGTTGTCTAATTTTACAACACCAAAAGCAGAAGGATCTTCTACGCTTTTTACCCAGATAACACCGTCCGCATTTTTATCTAAAATAAAATCTGCGCGGAACAAAGTATCAGCATAAGCGATCACTACATTTCCTTCCATTGAAGCTTCTGCACATTTCAGTGAATGCGCTGTTCCCAATGGTTCCAGTTGATGGTAAATGCTGCCTTTTGCACCTAATTTTTCTGCAATATTCAATAATGATTTTTCAATTTCAGGACCGAAATCTCCGATAATGAAAGCAACTTCTTCAATTTCCTCTCCGGCAACTTTAGCAATATCTTCTACCAATCTCTGTACAATTGGTTTTCCTGCGATAGGAATTAATGGTTTTGGTACGGTTAAAGTATGTGGGCGTAGTCTTGATCCACGACCGGCCATTGGAACTATTATTTTCATGTGTTGATTTATTATAAAGTTTAATGTTTAATTAAGATTTTCTGAGAATTTTATTGATCATCGTTCTCTCGTTGTAAACCAGGAATCCGATAAAGAAGAGAAATAAACCATTTCCGATAAAGTAATTTGTACGGAAAAAGTAAAACGAAATCATCGAGATAGCCACCGAAAAAACAATATAAATCCCGATTTTTGTTATGTTATAATGTATAGGATATTGAATTCTGCCCCAAATGTAAGAAATTACCATCATACTTCCATACGTGGTGAGTGCAGCAATGGCACTTGCCCAATAACCGTACTTTGGAATGAATAAAAAGTTGATGAGAATTGTAATTGCTGCTCCGATTAAGGAAATATAAAGCCCAACTCTTGTTTGGTCAGATAATTTATACCAAATCGAAAGATTAAGATATATTCCTAAAAATAACGCGCCCAGCATTACAAAAGGAATGATTTCAATGCCTTCAAAATACATAGGATCGCCTAAATACTTTTCTGAAATCCACTGCAAATTGACCATTAATCCTGCAAAAATCAAGCAGTTGCATATGACGAAAACATCCATCAAAACCGCATAAGTTTTATGATTGTTTTTATCCTTAAAACTTGAGAAAAAATAAGGCTCGATACCTAATTGATAAGCTTGCCTGAAAACGGTAATGAAAGTAGCTATTTTATACACCGAACCGTAGACGCCTATTTGATGTTTAGCCTGATTTTCCGGTAAAAGAAATTTTAAAAACTGTCGGTCTAAAGTCTGATTAATAATTCCCGCTAAGCCTGCTACCATTACTGGCCATGAATAATTCATAATTCTTTTCCAAAGTGGAAAACTGAATTTTTTAAAACTGAAATTCACAAATTCCTTTCCTACAATTGCCAATGTGATTATGCTTTGAACCAAATTGGCAATGAAAGTATAACCAACTCCAATCTCAGGGTCGTATTTTAATCCTAAAATTCCATCAGGATATTCCGGAAGAATTACAATAAAGAAATAGGTTAATGCAAAGTAAACAAGTGAGCCAATAACTTTGGAAAGTGTGTATAAAACAGGTTTTCCTTCAAGCCTCAAAACCGCCGATGGTATAGTTGAAAATGCATCAAACGTCAAAATAAAAAGAAACATCACGAGATAGTTGACCTGATCGGGAGTTTCGAAAGCGTTTGCTAAATCCTGTCTGAAGGTATATCCTAAAATTAAATAAATGAAACCTATCGCCAAAATACTCATCGAGCACGTAGAAACCAGAGTTTTCTTATCAATTTCCTTTTCCTGTGCAAACCGGAAAAATGAAGTCTCCATACCGTGTGTAAGGAAAACCGTAATTACGCCTGCGATTGAATACCAATCTACAAAAGGTGCTGCAGCTGAAGGACCATACGCATTGGTAATAATAGGTGCAACTAAGAACGGGAAAATTCTTACCAATACCGAACTCAACCCATAAACCGCGGTTTGCCCAAATAATTTTTTATACAATTTTAGGTTTTTAAAATGCAAATGTAAATATTAGAAATCATAATTTTCAGATTGATGCTTAAAAATCATTTCTGAAAATATTAAATTTGTGAAATATAAAATCTCAATTCTAAAAGTAATTTATGATAATCCTTATAAAAAACGCCCAAGTCGTCAACGAAAATCTGGTCTTCGAAAGTGATATTCTGATTGAAAATGATTTGATTTCAAAAATTTCAAAAAATATCTCTGAAGAAAATGTTGACCGGATTATCGACGCCTCCGGAAAATATCTTTTGCCTGGAATTATTGATGATCAGGTGCATTTCCGTGAACCGGGATTGACTCACAAAGGCGACATCGAATCTGAATCACGTTCTGCAATCGCAGGCGGAACTACGAGTTTTATCGAACAACCCAACACAGTTCCGAATGCTGTAACTCAGGAATTGCTGGCTGATAAATACGAAATCGCTTCTCAAAAATCATTCGCCAATTACGGTTTTATGATGGGCGGAACGAATGATAATTTAGAAGAAGTTTTAAAAACAAATCCAAGAAATGTTCCCGGAATCAAATTGTTTTTAGGTTCGTCAACCGGAAATATGCTCGTTGACAATCCTGAAACTCTGGAAAATATTTTCAGCAATACCAAAATGCTGATCGCCGTTCATTGCGAGGACGAAGCAACCATCAGGGAAAATACTCAAAAATATCTGGATGAATATGGTGAGGATATTCCCGTGAAATTTCATCATCTCATCAGAAGTGAAGAAGCTTGCTATAAATCTTCATCAAAAGCAATTGAACTGGCAGAAAAAACAGGCGCGCGTTTACACGTTTTCCATTTGTCAACAGCGATTGAAACAGGACTTTTCAGAAATGATATTCCTTTAAAAGATAAAAAAATTACAGCGGAGGTTTGCGTTCATCACCTGACTTTCACCAATGAAGATTACGATACAAAAGGCGGATTAATCAAATGGAATCCTGCTGTAAAAACACAAAAAGATAAAGACGGACTTTGGGAAGCTTTGCTTGACGACAGAATCGATGTCATCGCCACCGACCACGCGCCACACACCTGGGAAGAAAAACAAAATGTTTATACAAAATGTCCTTCCGGAGCACCCTTGGTTCAACATTCTTTGGTTGTGATGTTGGAAAATTTCAAAAACGGAAAAATTTCGCTTGAAAGAATCGTTGAAAAAATGGCTCACAATCCTGCAATTCTGTTCAGAATTGAAAAGAGAGGTTTTATAAGAGAAGGATATAAAGCAGATTTGGTTTTGGTTGATTTAAATCAAAACTGGACCGTTGAAAAAGAAAATATCCTGTACAAATGTGGCTGGAGTCCGTTGGAAGGAATGAATTTCAGTTCTAAAGTCACTCATACTTTCGTGAACGGAAATCTGGTTTATGACAACGGAAAAATTAATGAAGAAAAATTCGGGGAGCGATTGCTTTTTGAA
It includes:
- a CDS encoding sugar phosphate nucleotidyltransferase, translating into MKIIVPMAGRGSRLRPHTLTVPKPLIPIAGKPIVQRLVEDIAKVAGEEIEEVAFIIGDFGPEIEKSLLNIAEKLGAKGSIYHQLEPLGTAHSLKCAEASMEGNVVIAYADTLFRADFILDKNADGVIWVKSVEDPSAFGVVKLDNYGFITDFVEKPKEFVSDLAIIGIYYFNSAEKLMSEINYIMDNDIKNGGEYQLTTALENLRAKGGKFSLGKVNDWMDCGNKNATVETNSKILEYEREAMSQHPASAKIENSLIIQPCFIGENVKISNSKIGPGVSLGNNTEVVNSNIENSLIQENTKINHGNLSNSMIGNSAQYFGVAREISLGDFSVLDFSPHQSV
- a CDS encoding dihydroorotase, coding for MIILIKNAQVVNENLVFESDILIENDLISKISKNISEENVDRIIDASGKYLLPGIIDDQVHFREPGLTHKGDIESESRSAIAGGTTSFIEQPNTVPNAVTQELLADKYEIASQKSFANYGFMMGGTNDNLEEVLKTNPRNVPGIKLFLGSSTGNMLVDNPETLENIFSNTKMLIAVHCEDEATIRENTQKYLDEYGEDIPVKFHHLIRSEEACYKSSSKAIELAEKTGARLHVFHLSTAIETGLFRNDIPLKDKKITAEVCVHHLTFTNEDYDTKGGLIKWNPAVKTQKDKDGLWEALLDDRIDVIATDHAPHTWEEKQNVYTKCPSGAPLVQHSLVVMLENFKNGKISLERIVEKMAHNPAILFRIEKRGFIREGYKADLVLVDLNQNWTVEKENILYKCGWSPLEGMNFSSKVTHTFVNGNLVYDNGKINEEKFGERLLFEVQE
- a CDS encoding murein hydrolase activator EnvC family protein; this translates as MIKRISLILSFLIFGFANAQKNKEQLQKENADLKKQIAQINSDLAKTRNESKLSVSYLTNVNQKLALREKVYNNTQKEKKFIENEIYLRQLEINRQNKELSVLRKNYAEVLVKAYKNKGVQNKVTFILSSKNLGEALRRVQYLKQYADYQDKKAAEITNAAVELKKSVESKKRSADAKENLLVNQKKDLSTIEVERKQKEQLVAEFKKNEGVLSAELKQKQTRSKALEGQIRSIIAEEIRIAKAEEESRKKAEAEKIRLAKIAAEREKARIEAENKARAEALERERKIAEAEAKKANELAAKREEEERKRTADAAKAAANARDEERRVAAKKASDEANEKAREAANKLKVARDAEAALDKKKEDEKKVAETKAYTNFGVSSGIAGNNFAENRGKIGFPVDKGQITHRFGIQQHPVFKNIKEENSGIKISVPAGSRAKAVFPGSVNSVIANNDGTKTVIVKHGAYFTIYSNLSSVSVSKGQQVSAGSSVGAVGQDFDGAYTLDFQVWNGTTPVDPLGWISY
- a CDS encoding DUF4292 domain-containing protein, whose amino-acid sequence is MKKWIPLIILTLFIFSCKSRKAANDTALNSDSLTVKNPDSRDPVDAAENVGDRLNFYEKIYLHEKFDYLKITSKITADNIRVSPLDATIYIETDKKIWSNISFLIIPAARAIITPDGIKAMDRYNKNYIDSDFEYLNNLLNVNFFDYKNLEKLLIGRTFFTISGRNSKITKNMQGYQMESIQNLKFTTAGGEREYKLNLQYSEDYNLTDVKLKDVKSDDAVEIVYSNWETQPNNVKLPKNVKIIIKGSKNSQILLENTNFVFSRMDTPYSVPSSYKKIEIK
- a CDS encoding lipopolysaccharide biosynthesis protein, with protein sequence MYKKLFGQTAVYGLSSVLVRIFPFLVAPIITNAYGPSAAAPFVDWYSIAGVITVFLTHGMETSFFRFAQEKEIDKKTLVSTCSMSILAIGFIYLILGYTFRQDLANAFETPDQVNYLVMFLFILTFDAFSTIPSAVLRLEGKPVLYTLSKVIGSLVYFALTYFFIVILPEYPDGILGLKYDPEIGVGYTFIANLVQSIITLAIVGKEFVNFSFKKFSFPLWKRIMNYSWPVMVAGLAGIINQTLDRQFLKFLLPENQAKHQIGVYGSVYKIATFITVFRQAYQLGIEPYFFSSFKDKNNHKTYAVLMDVFVICNCLIFAGLMVNLQWISEKYLGDPMYFEGIEIIPFVMLGALFLGIYLNLSIWYKLSDQTRVGLYISLIGAAITILINFLFIPKYGYWASAIAALTTYGSMMVISYIWGRIQYPIHYNITKIGIYIVFSVAISMISFYFFRTNYFIGNGLFLFFIGFLVYNERTMINKILRKS